A single genomic interval of Lathyrus oleraceus cultivar Zhongwan6 chromosome 7, CAAS_Psat_ZW6_1.0, whole genome shotgun sequence harbors:
- the LOC127101802 gene encoding zinc finger BED domain-containing protein DAYSLEEPER, with protein MSIEGDEPVIQIEDEVDESSVPSSKRTKTSMAWEFFEKFFDDKGLPKAKCKNCDKIYMARDGGGTSNLIKHSLRCVGRGNRSSYPPLDQEKYREKISEVIVKHNYPFTFVEHEGIVDLLCFLHPDVKSISRNTAKSDVLKLYRKEKEKLKSYLQSIPGKICLTSDLWSAINTNQYMVLTAHFVNRNWELEKKVLSFIHCPPPHSGFKLAEKLISLLKEWGIEKKIFTIIYKLYSQLL; from the coding sequence ATGTCTATCGAAGGAGATGAACCCGTAATTCAAATTGAGGACGAAGTTGATGAAAGTTCAGTCCCTAgttcaaaaagaacaaaaactTCTATGGCTTGGGAATTTTTTGAAAAGTTTTTTGACGATAAAGGGCTCCCAAAGGCAAAATGCAAAAATTGTGATAAAATTTACATGGCTAGAGATGGTGGTGGCACTTCAAATTTGATAAAACATTCGCTGAGATGTGTTGGAAGAGGGAATAGATCTTCTTATCCTCCACTTGATCAAGAAAAGTATAGGGAAAAGATTTCTGAGGTAATTGTCAAACACAATTATCCTTTTACTTTTGTCGAACATGAAGGGATAGTTGACTTACTCTGTTTTTTGCACCCTGATGTTAAGTCAATTTCTAGAAACACTGCAAAGTCCGATGTTCTTAAGCTGTatagaaaagaaaaagaaaaattaaaatcCTATTTACAGTCAATTCCAGGAAAAATTTGTTTAACATCCGATTTATGGTCTGCAATAAATACAAATCAATATATGGTTTTGACTGCACATTTTGTTAATAGGAATTGGGAGTTAGAGAAAAAAGTATTATCTTTCATTCATTGTCCACCACCTCACAGCGGTTTTAAGTTGGCTGAGAAGTTAATAAGTTTGTTAAAGGAGTGGGGTATTGAGAAAAAAATATTCACAATTATTTACAAACTGTATTCACAATTACTTTAG
- the LOC127101800 gene encoding aldehyde dehydrogenase family 2 member C4, which translates to MGLTILYRLSIFFLRMLSNLEKTCVLLSLSSYFNLASYDYQERAKIMMKFANLIDENIEELAALDAIDAGKLYHMCKALDIPSAANTLRYFAGAADKIHGNVLKPSRQFHAYTLMEPIGVVGHIIPWNFPTSMFFVKVSPCLAAGCTMVLKPAEQTPLSALFYAHLAKLAGIPDGVLNVVPGFGEIAGAAVSSHMDIDAVSFTGSTQTGRKIMEAAAKSNLKQVSLELGGKSPLIIFDDADIEKATELALIGILFNKGEVCVASSRVFVQEGIYEEFEKKLVEKAKAWVVGDNFDHNVQQGPQVDKKQFEKILSYIEHGKREGATLLTGGKTVGNKGYFIEPTIFSNIKDDMLIAQDEIFGPVLALKKFKTIEEAIKSANNTRYGLAAGIVTKNLDIVNTVSRSIRAGSIWINCYFAFEDDIPFGGYKMSGFGREYGLEALHKYLQVKSVVTPIYNSPWL; encoded by the exons ATGGGACTCACTATCCTCTACAGATTAAGCATTTTCTTTCTTAGAATGTTGAGCAATTT AGAAAAAACATGTGTCCTTTTATCACTTTCATCTTATTTTAATTTAGCTTCATATGATTATCAGGAAAGGGCAAAAATAATGATGAAATTCGCGAACCTAATCGACGAAAACATAGAAGAGCTAGCAGCACTTGATGCCATTGATGCAGGAAAGTTGTACCATATGTGTAAGGCTTTAGACATTCCTTCTGCAGCAAATACACTACGTTACTTTGCAGGTGCTGCTGATAAAATTCATGGAAATGTATTAAAACCTTCTCGACAGTTCCATGCTTATACATTGATGGAACCGATTGGTGTTGTTGGACACATCATTCCTTGGAACTTTCCTACTTCAATGTTCTTTGTTAAGGTTAGCCCTTGTTTGGCTGCTGGATGCACCATGGTTCTCAAACCTGCTGAACAAACACCTCTCTCCGCTTTGTTTTATGCTCATCTAGCTAAATTG GCTGGAATCCCGGACGGAGTGTTGAATGTAGTACCGGGATTTGGAGAAATTGCTGGGGCTGCAGTTAGCTCACACATGGACATTGATGCG GTAAGCTTTACTGGTTCGACACAAACCGGACGAAAGATAATGGAAGCTGCGGCAAAGAGTAACTTGAAACAAGTTTCACTTGAATTAGGAGGCAAGTCACCACTCATAATCTTTGATGATGCTGATATTGAAAAAGCTACTGAACTTGCTCTTATAGGCATCTTATTCAACAAG GGAGAAGTGTGTGTCGCAAGTTCACGAGTGTTCGTTCAAGAAGGAATCTACGAAGAATTCGAGAAAAAATTGGTCGAAAAAGCAAAAGCTTGGGTTGTCGGAGACAATTTTGATCATAATGTTCAACAAGGACCTCAA GTTGACAAGAAACAATTTGAAAAAATTCTTTCATATATAGAACATGGAAAAAGAGAAGGAGCTACCCTTTTGACCGGCGGTAAAACCGTCGGAAACAAAGGATACTTCATTGAGCCAACAATTTTCTCCAATATAAAG GATGATATGCTTATAGCACAAGATGAAATATTTGGTCCCGTGTTGGCACTGAAAAAGTTCAA GACTATTGAGGAAGCGATTAAGAGTGCTAATAATACGAGATATGGATTAGCGGCGGGTATTGTGACAAAGAATTTGGATATAGTAAACACTGTGTCAAGATCCATTCGTGCAGGAAGTATTTGGATAAACTGTTATTTTGCTTTTGAAGATGATATTCCATTTGGAGGATATAAAATGAGTGGATTTGGAAGAGAATATGGATTGGAAGCACTTCATAAGTATCTACAAGTTAAATCTGTTGTTACTCCCATTTATAATTCTCCATGGCTATGA
- the LOC127101801 gene encoding RNA-dependent RNA polymerase 1, which produces MERQNKPTYQSNSIIGKLYREVKNVAQQKSHKKSFTKKAAMKLYDHDTKINGFEKYLKIACEYKHMYDSKLLNLMDYYGIETEAEIISGNILKMSKSFNDRKDKEGINHAVMSLRNEARNWFNEMKSKSNSQSGDYDDSYVVASAWYYVTYHSSYWGCYNEGLNKDHFLSFPLCVHDILVQIKKDKANSRIYRMKSRMIMNNAETALSINVKDKQLFCAENFLGSYAFKKLHLRTVGTSNHK; this is translated from the exons ATGGAAAGGCAAAACAAACCAACTTATCAATCAAACAGCATAATCGGAAAGCTTTACCGCGAAGTAAAGAACGTCGCGCAACAAAAAAGCCACAAGAAATCCTTCACTAAAAAAGCAGCAATGAAGCTATATGATCATGACACAAAAATTAATGGTTTTGAAAAGTACTTAAAGATCGCTTGTGAGTACAAACACATGTATGATTCCAAGCTATTGAACTTAATGGATTACTATGGTATAGAAACAGAAGCAGAAATAATTAGTGGAAATATTTTGAAGATGTCAAAATCATTCaatgacagaaaagataaagaaGGAATAAACCATGCTGTGATGTCATTAAGAAATGAAGCTAGAAATTGGTTCAATGAGATGAAAAGTAAATCAAATTCTCAAAGTGGTGATTATGATGATTCTTATGTTGTTGCTTCTGCATGGTATTATGTAACATATCATTCTAGTTATTGGGGATGTTACAATGAAGGGCTTAATAAGGATCATTTCCTAAGTTTTCCATTGTGTGTTCATGATATTCTTGTTCAGATAAAGAAGGATAAAGCCAATAGTAGAATTTATAGAATGAAG TCAAGAATGATAATGAATAATGCAGAAACTGCACTTTCTATTAACGTGAAAGACAAACAATTATTTTGCGCTGAGAACTTCCTAGGGTCTTACGCTTTCAAGAAGTTGCACCTTCGAACTGTTGGAACAAGCAACCATAAATGA